The window GACGCGGGGATCAGGCGCCGGCCCGGCGTCGTCCTCGTCCGACCAGCACGACCATCAGGCCGATCGTCATGAGCAGCAGTGCCGCGAGCACCGCACCCGTGATCGACAGGGTCAGTCCCGTCATCGCCAGCGCTTCGGGTGCGTAGGCGTGGAACGGATCGCTGTCGGTCAGTCGCACGGGAGCTCCCGACGCATCGGTCACCGGGACGGGCTTGCCCGACCCGTCGACCTGCGGCTGCCCGGTGGGCACGCCATCGCTGTCGGCGGCAGGCACGAGGGGAGTTCCGCCGACGCTGACCGTGTCCGCGTGGGTGACGCCTTCGCCGAGGCGCAGCGTCCCCTCTGCGAAGAAGGACGCACCGGGCGGGATCATCCCGTGCCAGGTCCCGCTCGCGACGAAGTCGTACGCCGCCGGCCCGCCGAACGCCGACAGGTCGGCGGTCCAGCGCTCCACGTCGGGACCGGTCGCGGTGACGTCGGTCAGGTCGATCGCGGTCAGCCACGTCGAACCCGTGTTCGTGACCACCCAACGCACCTTGTGCTCGCTGCCCGCCTTGTACTTCACGGCGTGAGCGCGGTCGTTCGCGTCCTGGGCGTCGTCGACGAGGGGCTTCGTGGGCACCACCCAGTCGCCCGAGGCGTCCTTCACCGCAGGATCGGCCTTGTCACCGTCGTACTTGATGACCTGGATGCCGGACGTGAACGCGTTGTAGTCGTCACGATCCGTGACCGGGATGCCGCTGGCGACACCCTCGGCCTCGACCACCGCGCGGTCGACATGAGGTTCTCCCCCGTCGAGCGTGAGGGTCGCGGATCCCGTGATGACCTCACCCGGGCGCCAGACCGCATCGCCCGAGAACGTCTGCTCCCAGCGCGCGCTCCAGCCGGAGTCCTGCTGGGTGGCAGGCAGCGTCGAGCCGTCGGGCAGCGTCCACACGAGGGACTGGATCCCGGCGCCCGAGAGGTTCTCGTCGCTCAGCACCACGCGGTGCAGATCCTCATCGCCCGTGTTGGTGACGGTCAGCACGATCGTGCGGGTCTCGCCGTTCTCGTAGTTCTGGCCGTCCGCCATCGTGTCCGCGTCGTTCGCGATCGTCGTACCCTCGCCGTCACCCTTCTCGATGTCGACATAGGGGCCGACACCCGTACGGGCGTGGAAGGGGTCGTCATCGGTCAGCACGAACGGGATGCGCTGGGTCGGATCCGACGGGTCGGGCACGGTGGCGCGCACGGCGTCTCCGTCCACGATCAGCGGCTGGCCGTTCGGGGTCACCCCGTCGGCGGCGACCGCGGGGATGACGACGGTACCGGCGACGTCGACCGTGTCCGCGTGGGACTGCTCGGCGGGCAGGGTCAGGGTTCCCTGCGCGAAGAACGAGGCGCCGGGCGGCAGCAGGCCCCGCCACGGACCGCTCTCGGCGAACGAGTAGTCCGCCGGTCCGCCGAACGCCGACAGGTCGGCTGTCCAGTCGGAACCGATGGCAGGACCCGCATCCGTCGTGTCCGTCAGCGTGATGTCGGTCATCCAGGTCGTTCCGGCGTTGGTGACCACCCAGCGCACCGGCTCGGCCACACCGACCGGGTATTCGACGGCGTGGTCGGCGTCGTTCGCGTCCTGCGCGGGATCCGCCAGGGGCTTGGCGGGCGTGACCCACGCTCCCGCGTCGTCGGTGATGGCCGGGTCGGGCTTGTTGCCGTCGTACTTGATCACCTGGATCGCACCCGTGAACGCGTTGTAGTCGTTCGAGTCCGTGACCGGGATGCCGGAGAGCTGACCGACGGCGTTGACACTCGCGCGGTCCACGTGGACCTCGGAGGCGGTGCCCAGGGTGAGCGATGCCGTGCCGGTGATCACGTCACCGGGCTGCCATGGCCCTGCCCACGACGCGGACCAGGTACCGGTGGCGGGGTCCTGCGTCGCCGGCAGCGGTGTGCCGTCGGGCAGGGTCCAGCTCATCGAGACCACGGCACCGCCTGCGATCGTGACGTCGCCGAGCTCGACCGAGACGAGGGGCTCGTCACCGGTGTTGGTGGAACGGAACACGATCGTGCGCGTCTCTCCGGGCGTGTACGCCTCGCCGTCGGTCATCGTGTCGGCTTCGTGGGCGATGGCCGTCCCCGATCCGTCACCCTTCTGGATGTCGACGATGGGGCCGACCCCGGTCTTGGCGTGGAACGGGTCCTCGTCGGTCACGGTGAAGGGGGTGCCGTCGTCGCGCTTCGCCGTGACCGGCGTGCCGCCGGAGGTGGCGGGTTGATCGGTCGGCTTGCCGTCCGCATCCGCTTCGGGCACCACGACCGTTCCCACCACGGTGACCTGGTCGGCGTGCGTGGTCGATGCCGGCAGCGTCAGCGTGCCCTCGGCGAAGAACGAGGCGCCGGGGGCGAGAAGCCCCTGCCAGTTGCCGTCCTTCGTGAACGAGTAGTCCGCGGGGCCGCCGATGCCGGAGAGGTCCGCCGTCCAGTCGTCGCCCACGGCGGGACCGTCCTGGGTGAGGTCGACCAGCGAGAGGTCGGTCAGCCAGGTGTCACCCGTGTTGGTGACGACCCACCGCACCTTCTGCGGCGTGAGCACCGGGTAGGTGACCGCGGTGTCCTCGGTGTTCGCGTCCTGCGCGGCCGAGAGCAGCGGCTTCGCCGGCACGATCCAGTTGCCGGTCGTGTCCTTCACCGCAGGGTCGGGCAGGTTGCCGTCGTACTTGATCACCTGGATCGCCCCCGTGAAGGCGTTGTAGCCGTTCTCGTCGTCGACCGGCTGGCCGGAGAGCGCGCCCTCGGCCGTCACCGTGGCGACGTTCTGGTGCGCGCCGTCACCGACGCCAGGGGTCAGCACGGCCGTACCGACGATCACGTCGCCGACGGCCCACTCGGTCGTGCCCGGCGCGAAGGTGTTGGCCCACTCGGCCGTCCAGACGCCCGTGGCGGCGTCGTAGTCCGCCGCCGTCGTCGATCCGTCGGGGAAGGCGAAGTTCAGCTGGGTCACGGCGCCTCCGGCGACCGTGGCGTCGGTGAGTGCCACCTTGCGCAGCGGCTCGGGACCGGTGTTGACGAGCCGGAAGACGACCGCGCGAGACTCATCCGGGCTGTACGCCTGGCCGTCCGTGACGCTGTCGGCTTCGTGGACGATGGCGCCCGTCGCCCGGTCTCCGTCTCCCTTGCGGATCTCGACGGAGGGCGTGACGGTGGTGGGATTGGTGACCACGACGGCGACGGTCGTGGCGTCACCGATCGTGAGGGTGGCCCCGTTCGCAGCGGGCGTGCCGCCGATCGTGAGCGTGGGCGTGCCCCAGGCGGCGCCCGAAGGCAGTCCCGTCGTCGGCGCGACCTCGGTCACGGTCACGACGGTCCCGGTCGGCAGGGCCGGCGAGGTCGCCGTCTCGCCGTCGCGCACGGTGAGGGTGCCGTCACCACCCGACCAGGTGTAGTCGATGTCGAACGTGGTGCCGGGGTCGAGGAGCGTCGCACCCGGTCCCGTCACGTCCTTCGTCACAGAGAACTGGCCGTTGAGCGGCGTGGTCGGGTTCTGCATGGTCACCTGCACGGTCGTGCCGTTGCCGATGGTCACCGTCGCGGTGCCGTCGCCGTTGTCCACGACACCCGTTCCGGAGAAGGCGACCGCGCCCCAGGCCACGTCGGGCAGGGTCGGCGGTGTCTTCTCGCGCACCAGAACCGTCGATCCGGTGGGCAGCGCCGCGGGTCCCGTGACGGTCTCGCCGTCGGTGACCTCGGCGAGGTCGATCCAGGTCGTGCCGCCGTCGGTGGAGTACTGCGCGACGAACGCCGTCGCCGCGGGCACCCGCGGTTCTCCGGGCCCCGTGACGTCCTTCGTGACCGAGAACGTACCGGTCAGCAGTGTCGAGGGGTTGGTGAGCGTGAGTGCGGTGTCGGTGCCGTCACCGACGGTCACGGTGGCCGTGCCGTCGCCGTTGTCGCCGGAACTCCACGCGGGCGTCGCGAAGGAGACGCTCGGGTCGGCGCCCGTGATGGTGGGCTCGCTCAGCGTCACCACCGTGCCGTAGGGCAGCGGAAGGCTCGTCGCCTTCCAGGCTGCACTCTTCAGTTCGAGCGTTCCGCTGCCGGCGGCCGAGGAGTAGGCGACCGTGAAGACGGCGTCCTCGAGCTGGTCCGAGGCCAGCGTGAAGTCGCCCGTGACCTGCTTGGTCACCGTGATCGTGCCCGGCGCGAACAGGGTGTTCGTCACGACGAGCGCGAGGGTCGTGCCGGTGCCCGTGAGCGCACGGTAGCCGTCGGCATCCGCCGCGCCGGCCCCGGTCACCACGTACGACTTCACCTTGGCGTCGCTCTCGGAGAGCTTGATGCGGGTTCCGACGGGCACGGTGAACGTGCCCGAGACCTCACCCGCTTCAAGGGTCACGCTGTTCTGAGTGAGCGGGGGCGAGAGGGATCCGCCGCGGAAGTCGCGTGCGGCGAGATCGATCGTGAACTCCTGTCCGTCAGTGGCAGCACCGCCCGAGGCGTCGATGTCCTTCTCGACCGTGAACGGCACGTTCGCGACGAATCCGGCGTCGATCGTGTGGTCGTTGAAGCCGGCTCCTGCGATCGTCACCGAAGCTTGGCCGGATGCGTCGGCGTTGGAGTCGATCGCCCGGTCGCCGCCCTGGGCGGTCTTCGTGAACGACGCGTCCTGCCAGCGCACGGCACCGAAGCTCGTCGCGTTGGGCCCGCGCAGGTCCATGGTGCCCGAGGTGGGCTTCACGAACGTCACCGTGTAGGAGCCGGAGGTCGCGAAGCCGTCGGCGTCGGAGCGGAAGTAGTACTCGCCGTTCTCGTCCGTGACCTTCGTGGCGACGACGGTTCCCGTGCTGTCGCGCAGCTCGACCGTCACCCCCTCGATCGAAGGCTCATCGGCATCCTGGATGCCGTCCTGGTCGGCATCGAACCACACGCGGTTGCCGATCTCGACCGGCGCCTCCCGGGCGGCGAGAGAGACGGCGCCGAGGCCGCCGCCCTTCTGGAATGTCCCGTCGGCCGACGCGCTGCCTCCGCCGTCGGCGGTCTGCTCGTAGCCGGAGAGGGAGCGGCCGTTGCTCTGGTTGAACCACTGGAGGCCTGCCAGTCGGATCCCGCCGAGCGGGTCGTAGGTCGTCGCGACGACCTCACCCGTGCCACGCATGCCGATGACGGAGCCGAGCGAGGTCTCGTGGTGGAAGCTGCCGGAGCCGAGGTTCTGGCGGTCGTCGTAGAACTCGCGTCCGCCCGGGCCCTCGGGCGTCGCACCCACGGCCGCGGTACGGGTGCCCACGACACCGTTGTTCTCCATGACGAAGCCCGCGCCGTTGGGAGCGGCGATCAGCAGGTCGCCGCCCGAAGCGGTTTCGTAGAAGCCCGTGCTGACGGTGCCCCAGTTGCGGTTGCCGCCCTGGACGGCCGTGCGGTCGAGCAGTCCGAGGCTGAGGTAGCCCTGGTCATCGAAGTACATGCTCGAAAGGATCGGCTGGGGGTAGATGTGCCAGCCGCCGTTCGCCTCGCTGACCGAGCCGCCCGACCACGTCCACGTGTCGGTCCAGCTGTTCCAGCGCTTGGCCTGGGTGCTCAGCGCGCCGAGCGCGACGTCGCCCTTGGCGTAACCGAGCGATGAGGAGAGCACCTCGGTCCACGTTCCCGGCGCACCTGCGGGCGTGGAGAGCACGTGAAGCGACATGCCTGCCGCGGCGGCGGAGAGCCCGGGCCGCGGACCGGACGCGGTCTCGCCGGAGTCGACGTAGCCGACATAGATCGAGCCGCCATGCACCGTCACGGCCCAGGGACGCTGGCCGTCGCCGAGCCCCAGATCCCAGGACGTGTAGCCGGTCGGCGTGACGGAGGGGTCGGAGACGTCGATCGCGTAGAGCTTCTTGTCGTGGAGGTTGATGAAGAACAAGGTCGAGCCGTCGGCGGAGAGGGCGACGCCGCCCACGCCGATCTTGCCCGCCTTCTCGAAACCGTCGACGTCGTGGGTCGCCGTCGTCCCGGAGGTGAGCCCGCGGGAGGCGTTCGTCGCGGCCGTGCCGAGATCGATCCCCAGGTCGGTCAGATCGAGCCACGGCGTGACAGACCCGGCGGCCGAGGGCTTGCCGTCGGCGCCGAGCACATCGCTGACCCGGTAGACGCCGCCGATACCGAGAGACCCGAGCCCGCTCTGGCGCTTGTAGGTCGCGAAGGCGAACACGCTGTTGGACTGCGGCTGATAGACGACGCTCGAGACCGCACCGACCTCGCCGAAGGTCGCGAGGGTCGTGAGGTTCGCGAACCCGGCCGGCTGCGCGCCCCGGTAGCTCGCCTCGTACGGGAGTGCCGTGATCGCCGCTCCGTTGATGGCTGCCGGCGAGCCGCCCTGCGCCGCTGTCGGGGCGCCCGCCCGCTGGATGGAGGTGACGATCGGCGCCTTGGCCTGCGAGTAGTCGCCGGGCTGGTTGAGGGCGAAGTCGACGCCGGACTGGCCGACCTTGGCGAACTGCACGCTCGTGCCGTTCGTGCCCGCGGCGCTCGTGCCACTCGGCTCGTACGCGGTGGGCCAGTCGGAGAACTCGACGCGCACGTCGGAGCTCAGCGCGTCCGATGCGTCGATCGCGTAGGTGCCATCCGCAGCGGAGGTCGTCGTGCCCAGCAGCGTGCCGGCGCCGTCGACGACGGTGACCGTCACGCCGGCGAGCCCGCGGTCGTTCGCCTGCCCCGTTCCCGCGGCGTTACCGGTGTCGAAGAAGCCGTTGCCGTTGAAGTCGCGGAAGACGGTTCCCCGCACCTCGTCCTGCGGCGCAGCGGATGCGGGTGCCGCGGCGGCGAGGCCTGCGCCGGTGAGGGCGAGCGTCCATGCCATCGCCGCGCCGAGCAGGCGCCGGCGAGCGTGTCTAGGGCGGGCAAGGGCAGTGGGCATGACGATCCTCCGGCGGACTCTTGGGCGGTCTCGGGCGGGCGTGCGAGAACAGGGGATGTCCTCCCTCGGGCAGGGAGGACATCTCAGGCTCTCGTTCGG is drawn from Microbacterium binotii and contains these coding sequences:
- a CDS encoding SdrD B-like domain-containing protein; the encoded protein is MPTALARPRHARRRLLGAAMAWTLALTGAGLAAAAPASAAPQDEVRGTVFRDFNGNGFFDTGNAAGTGQANDRGLAGVTVTVVDGAGTLLGTTTSAADGTYAIDASDALSSDVRVEFSDWPTAYEPSGTSAAGTNGTSVQFAKVGQSGVDFALNQPGDYSQAKAPIVTSIQRAGAPTAAQGGSPAAINGAAITALPYEASYRGAQPAGFANLTTLATFGEVGAVSSVVYQPQSNSVFAFATYKRQSGLGSLGIGGVYRVSDVLGADGKPSAAGSVTPWLDLTDLGIDLGTAATNASRGLTSGTTATHDVDGFEKAGKIGVGGVALSADGSTLFFINLHDKKLYAIDVSDPSVTPTGYTSWDLGLGDGQRPWAVTVHGGSIYVGYVDSGETASGPRPGLSAAAAGMSLHVLSTPAGAPGTWTEVLSSSLGYAKGDVALGALSTQAKRWNSWTDTWTWSGGSVSEANGGWHIYPQPILSSMYFDDQGYLSLGLLDRTAVQGGNRNWGTVSTGFYETASGGDLLIAAPNGAGFVMENNGVVGTRTAAVGATPEGPGGREFYDDRQNLGSGSFHHETSLGSVIGMRGTGEVVATTYDPLGGIRLAGLQWFNQSNGRSLSGYEQTADGGGSASADGTFQKGGGLGAVSLAAREAPVEIGNRVWFDADQDGIQDADEPSIEGVTVELRDSTGTVVATKVTDENGEYYFRSDADGFATSGSYTVTFVKPTSGTMDLRGPNATSFGAVRWQDASFTKTAQGGDRAIDSNADASGQASVTIAGAGFNDHTIDAGFVANVPFTVEKDIDASGGAATDGQEFTIDLAARDFRGGSLSPPLTQNSVTLEAGEVSGTFTVPVGTRIKLSESDAKVKSYVVTGAGAADADGYRALTGTGTTLALVVTNTLFAPGTITVTKQVTGDFTLASDQLEDAVFTVAYSSAAGSGTLELKSAAWKATSLPLPYGTVVTLSEPTITGADPSVSFATPAWSSGDNGDGTATVTVGDGTDTALTLTNPSTLLTGTFSVTKDVTGPGEPRVPAATAFVAQYSTDGGTTWIDLAEVTDGETVTGPAALPTGSTVLVREKTPPTLPDVAWGAVAFSGTGVVDNGDGTATVTIGNGTTVQVTMQNPTTPLNGQFSVTKDVTGPGATLLDPGTTFDIDYTWSGGDGTLTVRDGETATSPALPTGTVVTVTEVAPTTGLPSGAAWGTPTLTIGGTPAANGATLTIGDATTVAVVVTNPTTVTPSVEIRKGDGDRATGAIVHEADSVTDGQAYSPDESRAVVFRLVNTGPEPLRKVALTDATVAGGAVTQLNFAFPDGSTTAADYDAATGVWTAEWANTFAPGTTEWAVGDVIVGTAVLTPGVGDGAHQNVATVTAEGALSGQPVDDENGYNAFTGAIQVIKYDGNLPDPAVKDTTGNWIVPAKPLLSAAQDANTEDTAVTYPVLTPQKVRWVVTNTGDTWLTDLSLVDLTQDGPAVGDDWTADLSGIGGPADYSFTKDGNWQGLLAPGASFFAEGTLTLPASTTHADQVTVVGTVVVPEADADGKPTDQPATSGGTPVTAKRDDGTPFTVTDEDPFHAKTGVGPIVDIQKGDGSGTAIAHEADTMTDGEAYTPGETRTIVFRSTNTGDEPLVSVELGDVTIAGGAVVSMSWTLPDGTPLPATQDPATGTWSASWAGPWQPGDVITGTASLTLGTASEVHVDRASVNAVGQLSGIPVTDSNDYNAFTGAIQVIKYDGNKPDPAITDDAGAWVTPAKPLADPAQDANDADHAVEYPVGVAEPVRWVVTNAGTTWMTDITLTDTTDAGPAIGSDWTADLSAFGGPADYSFAESGPWRGLLPPGASFFAQGTLTLPAEQSHADTVDVAGTVVIPAVAADGVTPNGQPLIVDGDAVRATVPDPSDPTQRIPFVLTDDDPFHARTGVGPYVDIEKGDGEGTTIANDADTMADGQNYENGETRTIVLTVTNTGDEDLHRVVLSDENLSGAGIQSLVWTLPDGSTLPATQQDSGWSARWEQTFSGDAVWRPGEVITGSATLTLDGGEPHVDRAVVEAEGVASGIPVTDRDDYNAFTSGIQVIKYDGDKADPAVKDASGDWVVPTKPLVDDAQDANDRAHAVKYKAGSEHKVRWVVTNTGSTWLTAIDLTDVTATGPDVERWTADLSAFGGPAAYDFVASGTWHGMIPPGASFFAEGTLRLGEGVTHADTVSVGGTPLVPAADSDGVPTGQPQVDGSGKPVPVTDASGAPVRLTDSDPFHAYAPEALAMTGLTLSITGAVLAALLLMTIGLMVVLVGRGRRRAGA